A region of the bacterium genome:
ATGGCACGCTGGCGGCTGAAACCTCTGGACATCCCGCTGGCCGTCGTGCTCTCGGCGGCGGCGGTGATTCCCTGGATGCTCCCCGATGAGCCGGGCGCCGTGGCGGTCGTCACTTACACCGGCGGTGAGCTCCGCGTCGGCCTCGACGAGACGCGGACCTTGGTGCTGGAGGGGCCCGTCGGCAAAACGGTCGTCAGAATCGAGGGCGGTCGGGCCTGGGTGGAGAGCTCGGACTGCCCCCAGAAGCTCTGCGTGAAGATGGGGAAAATAGACAAGGCGGGCGAGGCGGTCTGGTGCGTGCCCAACTGCGTCGGGATTCGCATCGAGGGGGGAAGCGGTGTTGACGCCGTTACCCGTTAGGCGGGTCGTGGAGAGATACCGGGGTATCGGCCTGCTGGCGCTGGCCCTGGCCCTCTACGTCCTGGAGGGGCTCCTGCCGCGTCCGGTCCCCTGGTTCCGCCTCGGGCTGTCCAACATCGTCGTCCTTCTGGTCCTGGTGAGGCAGGGACCCCTGCCGGCCCTGAAGCTGAGCCTGATTCGGACCGTCCTGGGCTCCCTCTTCCTGGGCAATCTCCTGACGCCGATAATTCTTTTGAACCTTGCCGGCTCCGTGGCGAGCTGGGGGGCGATGACCGCCCTGTTGCCGCTCTACCCCCGGCGAGTCAGCC
Encoded here:
- a CDS encoding NusG domain II-containing protein; translated protein: MARWRLKPLDIPLAVVLSAAAVIPWMLPDEPGAVAVVTYTGGELRVGLDETRTLVLEGPVGKTVVRIEGGRAWVESSDCPQKLCVKMGKIDKAGEAVWCVPNCVGIRIEGGSGVDAVTR
- a CDS encoding Gx transporter family protein; its protein translation is MERYRGIGLLALALALYVLEGLLPRPVPWFRLGLSNIVVLLVLVRQGPLPALKLSLIRTVLGSLFLGNLLTPIILLNLAGSVASWGAMTALLPLYPRRVSLVGVSLTGAAFHATAQWATAILILLPGLAWGLLPLILLPSLAAGVVVGLITAAVVPQEPDLRLQPG